In Gadus morhua chromosome 9, gadMor3.0, whole genome shotgun sequence, the sequence TACTTTGGGCGGGCTGCTCCTGATCTTGGGCCCCTTGGTGCCGCGGCCGCGGTAGGTCAGCTCGTTGTCGAACTCCAGGTCCTCGAGGCGCTGGGTCAGCGCCAGCTTCTGCTGGATGGCCATGCGGAGCAGGGAGTTCAGCGTCTTCTTCtcgtcctccgccgccgccagctGCCGCTGCATCTCGTCCAGCTGGGTCACGTACTCGTCACACCTGGGGAGGACACAAAGGTCTCGGTTACCCTTTactggaggagagagtgaaggagataCAGGGTAGAAAGGATTGGAATGGAGCCGATGGGCCTTCTtcacctggcggccatcttggttctaagtACTTTGGAAACAAATTAACCAAATAAATACTGCTGAGTGTGGGGATCCGCATGCTCCGACATTAAGAACCATGATGTCGCCAAGCTAGGTGAATGAAGATGAATAGAGATGTTCTCCTAACACAGTCCCTACTGCGCGTGTGTTACAGGTCTCTGGGGGAATGTTCCAGAAGCCGGTCTCACCTGGTGGCGAACATGGCCCTCAGAGAGGAGAAGGTAGCGGCGTCTTCCTTCAGAGCCTTCAGCTCGTTCCTCAGCTTCATCATGGTCTCCGTCACCATGGTCTTCTCATTCTCGTATTTGCTCTTCAGGTTGGCCAGTGCCCCCTCTGCTGTCTGCCATTGGGACAAGAGGGTCTTTAGTATCTCAGGCCTCATTACAGATCACGAATAAGGAACATTCTCCTGAGCACACTAACAGAACAAAGCCTGGCCCGGGGCGGTCACCTGCTTGTTGGCCTTGAGCACCAGCCGCAGCGTGGCGATCTGCTCCCTCTTGGTGCTCAGCAGGGACTTGAGCTTGAGGATCTCCTCCAGACACGACTCCTTGTCCTTGTCCAGCATGGGCGCCAGCTCCCGTGCGGCGGCCCGCTGCCGGGACAGCTGCAGGGAGCGGTCCACCGCCCGCTGCAGGTGCTTGATCTGGTCCCGGATGATGGCGTTGAGGTTGTAGATGTTCATGGGCTCCTTGCGCAGGTCGCTGCCCGCCTCCGAGGGGCccggggacagggagggggagatgccgagggggcagcggggggggctTCCCTGGCACCCCAGCGGAGAGCCCCTGTCtccgttggtggtgttggtggtgctggcgttggtgttgttggtggtgggggtgatgccGTTGGTCTGGCCCTCCCCAGACGGGGCCTCTTTGGAGGGGGAGTCCATGGGGCTGCGCGGGGGGCTGGGCGAGTCGGCGGAGGAGCAGGCGGCGGCCACGGCGGCCAGACGGCGGGCCAGGCGCGGGGTGAGCAGCGCCCGGGCGTCGTCCGAGCCCTTGAGGCTGCCCCCGCGCGGCGCGCGGCGCTGGCGGAGGTAGTCCAGCATGACGCGGTTGGGCGTCTCGTTGTTGCACAGGCAGACGTGGTGGTACAGCTGCGCCAGCTCCTCGCTGAAGGTCACCAGCTCGTCCTGCGCCGTGTTCAGCATGCCGTGGCTCTCCGTCGCCACGGCGCTGGCCGAGcggagctccgcctccaggcACCCCACCCGCTCCCGGCCCTCGCGGCAGCTGCGCTCCAGACCGCACACCTGGGGGCGAGGAGAGGGGCGTGAGAGGGTGGGGTTAATGAGTTGGTTCATTAGCTAGATGCTCATTAGGTTCAATTGTCAGATgttaaaatgaatgaaaaaattacAACGATATATGTTATTGTATCTTGATGTGTGTACATCGTTAGAGATGCTCATTTGGATTCATTGTAAGAGGTTCATTTTTATGAAAaaattacattatatattatagtatCTTGATGTGTGTATTTTGGGGGTACATTGAACTTGAATTGTACTTAAATTAGGCTCCCTGCACAATTAgtacattaataataatgatgttgGATTTCTATAGCTTCTCTGCAGACTCAGTCTTTTGATTGGATGACAGTGGCTGCATGTGTGAGCGCTGGAGTGTCCCGGGGCGGACCTGCTCGTCCAGCGCCTTCGCCCGGCAGTCCTCCCCCCTGCAGCTCTCCCCCTGGCCCCGCTCCGCCGCCCCCTCCAGCGCCTTGTTGTACTTCTCCTTCAGCGCCTTCAGCTCGGCCTTCAGGTCGATCACCTCCAGCACCGCCACCTTGTACTTGCACTCCAGGACCTCGAACCCGCGGATGTCCGGGTCGTAGTCGTGGGGGGCGTCGTTGGCCGGCGGCGAGGGCGTGCCCCCGTCGGGCTTCTCGCTCCGCTGCGAGTCCTCCGACTCCTTGTCGCCACGGAGGCCGTTGGCGGCGTTGACCCTCTCGGTGAGGCGGTGCACGCGCTCGTGCTGCTCGCTGAGGGCGCCCTGCGTGTGCAGCAGCTGGGTCTGAGACTCCTGCAGGGTCATGAGCAGCGCCGCCTTCTCACGCTCCACCTGCAGGACGGGAGGAGGCACTGCAGGTCGAGACAGGCAGGGTACTGCACACAAGCAGCTGGAGCATGCAGAACTAACCGACTACCAACTAACAATGTGCACTCCCTGTGCCCTTAGCCAATCCTTTcaattttttacttttttaacattaaagtGAAGTAATTATATCATAAATAATAACCGCTTTCTCATATTGTATATATGCCATTGAGGTTAGGGGTTATCTCTGAGACAGCAATGGAATCCACTAGAAATCCCAAAAAGCATCAGCAATTTCCTGAAATGAAATAATATTTGTGATGAAGCAAATCAATTGTATTTTAGTAATGCTAATTACATTTCTTCTTTCTTGCGTGTGTCTacgtgcatgtatgtttgtgtgtgtgtgtgtgtgtgtgtgtgtgtgtgtgtgtgtgtgtgtgtgtgtgtgtgtgtgtgtgtgtgtgtgtgtgtgtgtgtgtttgtgtgtgtctgaaaatTTCAATTAATCTAGTGAGAGACAGTGATAGTGTGATGTGATCCTACCCAAACCCTACTCAGTACCTGTTTTGTCTGTCACCTTTTTTAACTATTAATTATATTCACCTGTGTTTCTCCTATCTAACTTCCTTAGTTTCTGCCCAAATATTTTGGTTCattctttgtttgttgttgttttgtttcggtCCGCCTATTCTAATCAAGTAAAGCTACGCTTTGCTTCTAACCTGTGGCTGATGTCTGTGTTTGGGTTCAACTCCCCATGCAAGCCGTGGCAGGGagtgaaagggggagagagtgagaatcGGGGAGGTAGGGAtgcaatgagagagaggggtagaggaaGTGATCAGACATAGGGGCACAGATAGATCTGTACTGGGGTCTCTGCCCTCTGTTGTGCGCCAGCAATATATATTCCTCTGTCACCTTATGTGTGCACTTtattcgatttttttatttattgtttttacaTTCTATTCCTGTCGACATGTCTCTCAGCTAAAGGGCGatgagagagactgtgtgtgtctctgtctggcaACTTCCTCCTGGATGCTAATCCCACTGACAGGTGTTTCCCTGCGGCCTCAGAGCTAGCCACACAGTGCTAACAGGACGCTCTGCTAACATGGCGTGAGAGCACCCTGTTTCTGGGGACTGTTCCAGGCTTGGCTCGAGATCCTAGTGCTTTCTCTACGATGCTGCATGTTCTAAATTGCAGCGTAGAAATGACCACCATCAAAACTAACAATGGGAATGGTACAGGTAAACTAAGCGTGCATGCTTTAGCGAATGTCATGTCACCACAACGTCATTAGAGCCCTTCACCGCGTTATTAAAAATCTATCAGCAAAAACAAATCATGCACCAATTCAACCTGACATGGtcaaacatttacacacacagacacacacacacagacacacacacacacacacacacacacacacacacacacacacacacacacacacacacacacacacacacacacacacacacacacacacacacacacacacactcacacacagttcGGCACAGTTATGTGTAATGTGGAAACCACTCATTAGCAGTGTGGTTGTATAGAGGATGTTTATAGAGCATGGTATATTGACCACCTCTGTCTGAATGGGATCTGTGGGCAGAATCAAGCGTTGAACATAAATATTTGAAGAGTCTTTTGAGTGTGGCACAGTAACTGCAATAACTAGAGCTCCCGTtgctcttcacacacacacacatatgcaggcaTGCCCCCCATGGACCCACCTGAAGCAGCTGCTGCTTGAGCTTCTGCATCTCCGACAGGTTGAGCTCGCTGAACAGGTCTGACACAGGCagcagcccctcccccttgcgCCCGGGCCGGTACTCCACGCCGTTGATCTTGGCCAGCACGGCGCCCGCAGCGTGCAGGTGCCCCGGGCAGCGGTTGCTGTCCTCGCTGCCGCCGTTGGCCAGGGGCAGGCCAGGGCCCCCCAGTGCGTCCTCGGGGAACTTGATGTTCTCCACCCCGGTGACGGTGAGGGCCAGATGGGCCCCGGCGCCGTACACGCTGTCCGTCAGGCTGATGTGATGCGCCAGCTCCTTCCTCATGTTGTTCTTCTGCTCGCGCTCGCTCTTCAGCGAGTCCAGCGCCTCCTCCAGCTGGCCCTGGGAGATGTCCTTCAGCCGCAGGGCGTCCTCCAGCTGGCTGTTGAGCAgcaccgtctcctcctccagcaccttgATCTCGTGCTTCAGACCCTCGTACTCcacctgaggaagaggaggagacgcagCGTGAGACGAGACGGCAGGAGCAACGCGGTCAGATCCCCTGAGGACGTTTCAGCCAAACATGTGCCGGCAGTAGCTCCAGGTGGTAGAGCAGAATGGACTGGTaaacggaaggttgctggtttgagccccggctcctcctagttgagtgtcgaggtgtcccggagcaagacgcctcaccctgactgctcatgacgagccggctgtcgccctgcatggttgactccgccgtcggtgtgtgaatgaatggttatAAGTCGATTTGGTTcccctaaatataaatgtgcatGATGGGTGGTACCTTTACAAATGTCTGCGTATGTTCaggtgtgttagtgtttgtgtgtatgttttggtCTATGGTTGGTCTATGTGCTCCTGACCTGGTTCTGCTTGAGCGTGGAGACCAGTTTCTGCAGGGtgatgttctcctcctccagctccgtgTAGTCCTGCAGCAGCCGGCCCTCCCGGAACTTGTACTCCTTGATCTCCTCCCTCATCCTGCTCCTCTGGACCTCCAGCAGGTCGTTGTTCtggggacaggagagagaggaagaagggggacCTTTAGAACACGTAGGTCCCCTCTCTGATGACCACAGTAGAATATAAGGGAGTCTGCCAAGCAATGCTTCAGCATATGAGCATAACAGCAACAATACAAAATATGCAACgtgcaaaatatataaaaaagataTCAATAACAAAGTCATTACAATGTAAATAATGCAAAATATGCATAAAATACAATTGGTTTGCTGTTATTATGGCAATAATTCACAGATCACTGTTAAGGAAAAGTAAAGGAAACAGTAACTTGTTCAGAGAGGCTGTTAGACAAATTGCCGCTCGGTTGGTGAGTGTATGAGTCAGCGCTCTCTAACTGCGATCAAATAGCCCTGATGAGGCGTCTGAAGCAGTGAGTCTCAGAGCCCAAGGCCAGTGCTGGTTAGGAGAATATGTCAACGAGAAAATGTCCAGGCAAGAGAAAAATACTCAATGAGACAGCCTTGAATGTGGTCCATGCTCATGTTGTTGTCATTGGtaaaaaaatcattaaaaaatgtgttaaatATATTCAAAATTTTCCTTTTAACTCTGGATGTTAAAACGCCACCCTCCAAACAATTTTAGAGAACAGCATGACAGCTGAGCCGTGATTCCATGAAGATTATCCATCTTTTTAAATTCGAGCCAGAAGTGCTGAGGAAGATAATAATCAGTAGTTTATCAGAAGATGTCCCACATGTCCCATGAACTGAACTCTGAGTGAATAACATAATCAATGTTGAGTCCTAGGCATCTGTAGAGAAACCAATCCGAGGCTATAGCCATTGTGTTTGAAATTGCAGGCAAAGAAACAGACTTTCTCTTCTTGTAGACAAATCCAAAAACTTGCCATCTTCAGTGTGCCAGAATGATTTCCTGCTGTATGATACTCGTTCTTTCCGTGAATGTGTAGGCGTAGCTGCCTCCCTGGCTGCCTGTTGGCCCCTTGTTGGCTGCCTTTAAGCTGTCTGTGGGCTGCCTGTGGCCTTCTTGTGGCCTGCCTTTGGGCTAAGTGCTGCAGTTTTTTCAGAGTTTATTCAGTGTATGCAATGATTTATGTGCATTTAATTGTCAGTATGCACTGGCTCATGAGTAGTTTATTTACAGTAAGGACTGAATCATGGGCAGTGTATTCAAAGTATGATGGGAACCATGACACAAAACATCGACAACAATGACCCTTATCTACTCTAATTTCCCCACCCACAACTAATGACTCCTCATTGCTCTCTGGTTGGTAGgtgaagtcacacacacacacaaacacagacacagacacaatattccaaacacacacacacatgcaaacacacagacacacacacacacacacacacataaacacacgcacacacgcactcatgtGCCGAGCTCAGTGCATTTCTCTCGCCCTCAGCTTAGTGCTGGATTTGGCCTCTACAATGGGGGCCCGACACATTGTCTGACCCCGGCTCGAACCTCAACCGGGCCCACTGCAGCCAGGACACACAGAGACttattgccgcttttccactgcatggtaccagctcgacacgactcgactcgactcgactcagctcgccttttttgcgtttccaccgcgaaaacatggtatctggtacctgaagtggctgctttttctagtaccgcctcgctctaggttccaagcggctgagccgatgctaaaaggtgacgtcggcagacggccggccactgattggccagagagtgtgacgaagtcacgagagcgacatggcaaccatgctggtaacagccatagcagcgccgcagccaacatattccacttcttcaacatgccagctaataatacgaacacgaataccatcgcatcgatgttctccattgttgttatgtgggttctgtccatgtgtgggttacgtaggtgttgtttgcgtcgcgtataaaaatacgtcacggccctttcgcgcagccgaccccgcccacgtcccggaggtactatttgcggtggaaaaggacccgcgctgctaccgtgtcgagtcgtgtcgagtcgtgtcgtgtcgagtcgagctacatgtgcggtggaaaagcggcattatacacacacctcaaactaTAAACAAACTTCATCCCAACGCCTTTTTTCACATATCAGAATTTTCTCACTTCCCTTAAATTCTCcaatttaaaggacaattccggtattttgaacattgagccccctttctggtttgtctaggatgaaatagagtggttaagATCAAAATTTTGAATATTGGACCTGTCTCGAAtatttggctaatttcgaatcgcccctgcatgcttcacaatggctggctatgggcattcaaaaacacccctaaacgttcgttttcagaaatgtgaaactcatcgagtgataagtggtgttcgttgatgttcctaatGAACTATCCTAGCGAAAAaaagtttctgtcgtgttttatttggcattttttaAATCTGCATATTGTCAATGAAACGGTAACAGAACCGCAACCGGAAACCAAAAGGggggtggttgtagtcttttcgctcgattctagccctactgttttTACGGACAACCGAGTGAAATAACTAcaaccacacccccccccccccccccccccccccctttccgtgtgtgtgtgtgtgtgtgtgtgtgtgtgtgtgtgtgtgtgtgtgtgtgtgtgctgtagtgAATATCATTCATTGACTCAGGGACTCTGTAGAAGTAAATAAGTCACTATGAGTTGACGATCCGGACCATACCTCCTTGAGGTCGCCCACGACCACGCCCAGCCTCTCGCTCTCCGCCTGGCCGTTGGACGCCACCGACTTGCTGAGGCTCAGCTCCGTCTGGAGCTCCAGCAGCCGCCCAGAGTAGTACGCCTCCTTGGAGGCCGACTCCCGCAGCAGCGTCTCCTCGTTGGTCTCACTGTCCTCCGCCACCTTGCGCTGATTGGAGTACGCCTGGCCAAACGCCTGGGGAGGAACAtagatggtagagagagagagatggataaatTATTGTATGAGATCTTGGAGATTTGATTTCAATGTCACTTTTCAAAGAGCTGAAATAAGATCTTCTAAGATCCCCACTCTGTCTCAGGTAGTAAGTAACAGATTCATatattgttttaagaaaaggtAAACTATCATGCGAAAATGCACACAGAATCATATAGACATTCTCAGATTGTGCCAACAAACTGGACTTCATATATACACCTTGTGTTATCCAATGAACACCACTAGGGgtgttcttgtttgttttgagtCAGACTACCCTGGTCAGACTTCCTCTCTATCTTCccctccctatgtctctctccctatgtctctctccctatgtctctctccctatgtctctctccctatgtctctctctctctctctctctctctctctctctctctctctctctctctctctctctctctctctctctctctctctctctctctgagatgaTATTTCAGCCTGCCTCCTGTATCTGTGATCAATAGAAACACTGTTCCCCTTCTCCTGACACAGGTTTTCACAGAGCAGAAGGCTGACTTAACACCATGAAGGAGCTCCACTTTGATTTGGAAAAAGCAGCAAGCATCAACAGCCCCAAACACACCAGAGCCACTGACCACTGGAGGGACGAGGGATATGCTAGAGACAGGTACATCCACAAGCCAAAGTCACCTAGCCATTGTGACGCAGTATAGAGTTATGCATCTAGATCATGGATGCATACATGGACATATCGGAGCAGTATAGAGCCATGCATCTTGATCTATGATGCATGGATGGATATTGTGGATTGAACTTTATGATGGGAGTTGGACTCCCTATCTTATTAACCATCTAActgcctgtctgactgtctccaGCCCAACTCGAGACAGCGTATAGGCTTCTACCATCGTAAGACTTGCTCTATATTCCTTTGCCGCAGAGAACACTCGTAAGTGCATAGGGGTTGTCATGAACTCTGCAATCACCATCTAAAGTTCAGAGGTCTTGATGGCCTCCTGTAGGCTATCAGTAGACCCTGCCTGATGGAACACGGCCTATAGACCGTGGACCGTTCTGCTGACCAGCATGGGCGGTCAGCTAAAACCACATGCACTATCGCCACCCTCAGAGAGTAGTATGTTATCATACGAGCCATATCGGCACTTTGTTCTCGTACTTTTCTAACCTCTAAGTGCAGCTGGGCTTATGACTAGTACATCCACTTAGGAATGGTGTCCCTGTTCGATTGTAAAAATGTCTGTAAAGAAATGTACGTTTATTTTTTGAGATACCGATTAGGTGCTTAATATTTCCAGAGCACTTGGCCCCAATGGAATGAGCTCCATTGCATGAGATTAATTATTAAAATGGTACAACATGATGATTCTTATTATTTATGCATAGAGAAAATGTGATGACTCCGTAGGCAGACGACCTCTGTGACCACAGGGCTGCCTTTCAATATTTAACTTGATTCAAGCCATCATCCAATGTTGTGTATATGATTAGAAATGAATATGAagacacagaaaaacagacaatACCAAACCGGCTATGAAGATACATACACATAATAACCCACAATTTGACCATCCAGCTCCCGCCTCCATCCCAGGGTTGGCTCATAGTGGGTGGTGGCAGTGAGATCTGGCCGCAGAGAAGGTAGCCAATGGATAACATCCTTAATGTATGAACTGAAACCTTTTGTGAAGTGAGTCTAGGCCCTAGACTAGGGAGTCAAGTCTAGTCTAGGGTAAGTCAGACAGACTACTATATGCATTAAAAATTCATCAAACACCTAATTTATATTTCATATAATGTGTTGTTGCAATTTTTGCTTTTTGTGAGCAAAAGTAAAAGTGCATTATTTTCTTCTTAGTCCATAAATATCAGAGGTATTTATTTGAAGAGTCAGTGAGCCCACTGTATCAGATGGAAATCAAACAGGGATATGTGTTTTGGACGAGTTCTAGGAATCTCTTGATGATGTTGCATATGAAATGCGCCAGTCACTGTGGTGTTATACTGAGAAGCCTAACCCTCCCTTGGATGCAATCATCAAAATCAAGGACTTTCCAGAAcaagctccacacatccacacgcagtCATTTAGTGTTTTTTGGAAACAGGCAAAATCATAGGATTTTACgcttgttttctctttttttgtaaCAATGACCAAATGGCATAGATTACAATGTTCACGATTATATGAGAAATATTATCCCAGTCACATTAAAGAACCAGTCATCCAAACAGACCTTGACCTCTGTGGTGTAATTATCCTCTGGTACACCTACTTAGTAAGTAAGAGCTGCCACCGACATGTGCTCAGTAATCACATAAACGGTTAAGCAACAACTTCTGCTTTCGCTTTTGTCCATCTGGTGTAGCCATCCCTACAGCCTTCTCCTGTTTACTCCTCACTGGTTTCTACCTTCCTCATGTGCAGCGTTAGTAACGCCCGTGCCCCCTTTATCCACAtatcgggggagggggagagagattatTAATGAACCACTAAGGGAGGCTCTGGGAATAAGCTGCATAATTCATTGTGAGATCCTTGTGACTGAATGAGTCACAAGGTGTTGTCACAGCCCAGAGCCCAACCAACAACCAGCCAGGTTCCACATCTTCTGCTGTCAGACCCCCTACACATCATCCAATGAGTATTGGGCGGATGTATGAGGAAGGTCGTGCAGCAGAGGAGAAGCAGATGGTTTGAGTTTTTTGGCCTCCTTATAAGgtggcctccacctcctccaagtCTGTTCCCTCCATCTGTTGACCATTTTATCAGAAGACTGACAATATAGCAGACCAAGGGGGCGATGCCAGGACACCTCCTCATCCAAATGGATGCAGTGCCACCCCCCCCGTTTCCACTGGGTGGCTGACACTCTGACACTCTGACTAGACCACGGTGGGCCCAGACAAACACTGAGCAGCGTCTTAAACATTACCCCATGATACGAAGATAAAAAAGAACCTTCAAGGTGATTATTTGGCCAAATATTCCTCAATCTCCCAGGGCATAATTATCAAGCAGCATGGGGTGGATTCATGTTTATTCTGTCGTCAAGATGATGTGTATAAGTAGGTCATTATCAAACCCCCTTTCAATTCACGCCTCGGGCTCTGGGTGTCAGTGGTTCTGTCCATCCAGTCCAGACACCAGCGTctgtatagacagacagatccCTGGGCCCCTGGGATAGGAACGCTCAGAGGTAGCAGGCCGCTGCAGCGAGGTATAgactggaataataataatagacgAGGCTGTAACACATGTCCATCCACCTCTAGTTCTGATTAGTTCTCATGGAGGGCTTTCATCtggctgtgctgtgtgtgtgtgtgtgtgtgtgtgtgtgtgtgtgtgtgtgtgtgtgtgtgtgtgtgtgtgtgtgtgtgtgtgtgtgtgtgtgtgtgagtgtgtgtgtgtgtgtgtgcgtgtgcgtgcgtgtgtgtgcgtgcgtgtttgtgtgtgtgtgcatgtgtgtacgcgtgtgtgcatgtgtgtgagtgtgtgtcggcGATGGGAGAGGTGAAAGCATTTTACAGCAGTGATTAATCTGGTGTGTAACCTCCATGGCGAAGGCACTTTGATTCCTAATGGAATCACCCAGAGGGACTTGGAGCGCTCACCATTCAATTAAAGACTGTTATTTATAGATATTAACTCATGACTTTAGGGTACTCTTTGCCTGATAAAATGTACAACAAACAAAGATATTGTTACATCAGTTTATTATAGGGTTCGATTTTTGAAGGGGTAAAGTTTTGAATTACTTCTTGTTTGGACATCAAAGTGGTATCTTCCTCAATACAAAAAGTCCCATCTATAAATAATAATGGATGGGATAATAAGCATGAAGCAGAATGGAAATCCGAAAACTATTTAACTCTCAAAATGAGCGCTTACTGAGTGAATATCTGGAGGAATAGTTGCACCCATTTATCTTTGATGTATATACCAGTTGcacgaacacacgcactcacgcacacacgcacacacacgcacgcacgcacgcacgcacgcacgcacgcacgcacgcacgcacgcacgcacgcacgcacgcacgcacacacacacacacacacacacacacacacacacacacacacacacacacacacacacacacacacacacacacacacacacacacacacacacacacacacacacacacacacacacggctggggttttcagcaccatggagagcGAGACGCAGGCCTGCCGCTGGAAAACAGTACAGCTGTGAGCTCCTGTGAGGCAGACATTCatacatgactgtgtgtgtggtgtgtgtccctGCATAGTTTCCCTTCTGGGATAATTAAGGGTTATCATATCTTGTCTTAATTTAACTTTTGCCCAGTAATTTCAACAGagacaataaaacaaaagaCGGATCTTAaactccatacacacacacacaaccacacactatGCCTGGCTGAGAGACGATGGAGGTGTGTGGATGGTCAAAGACCTGCAGCCGTTTATGGAGTCCCTGTGTGGAACTCGCCTATTAGACCTGCCCAGATCAGAGACCTGCCTTACCCCCACTTAtgatgcatagacacacacacacacacacacacgcacacgcacacgcacacacacacacacacacacacacacacacacacacacacacacacacacacacacacacacaggaagtagcaGGCTCACCAGAGCAAAGCACTGTGCATATGGAATCTTCTTGATTACGAAGCCGACTCGAACCTTGCTCAATAACAACTGCGGTAATACACCAGTTTTTCTGCAGGATTTGCTGAACCATATATGGACACATTGTTCTCTCTA encodes:
- the bicd1a gene encoding protein bicaudal D homolog 1 isoform X2; translation: MAAGARCGGTVDEYRAEVERLTHELAEANQEKMRAAECGLVVLEENQTLKQQYAELESDQDILKRELEQLQEAFGQAYSNQRKVAEDSETNEETLLRESASKEAYYSGRLLELQTELSLSKSVASNGQAESERLGVVVGDLKENNDLLEVQRSRMREEIKEYKFREGRLLQDYTELEEENITLQKLVSTLKQNQVEYEGLKHEIKVLEEETVLLNSQLEDALRLKDISQGQLEEALDSLKSEREQKNNMRKELAHHISLTDSVYGAGAHLALTVTGVENIKFPEDALGGPGLPLANGGSEDSNRCPGHLHAAGAVLAKINGVEYRPGRKGEGLLPVSDLFSELNLSEMQKLKQQLLQVEREKAALLMTLQESQTQLLHTQGALSEQHERVHRLTERVNAANGLRGDKESEDSQRSEKPDGGTPSPPANDAPHDYDPDIRGFEVLECKYKVAVLEVIDLKAELKALKEKYNKALEGAAERGQGESCRGEDCRAKALDEQVCGLERSCREGRERVGCLEAELRSASAVATESHGMLNTAQDELVTFSEELAQLYHHVCLCNNETPNRVMLDYLRQRRAPRGGSLKGSDDARALLTPRLARRLAAVAAACSSADSPSPPRSPMDSPSKEAPSGEGQTNGITPTTNNTNASTTNTTNGDRGSPLGCQGSPPRCPLGISPSLSPGPSEAGSDLRKEPMNIYNLNAIIRDQIKHLQRAVDRSLQLSRQRAAARELAPMLDKDKESCLEEILKLKSLLSTKREQIATLRLVLKANKQTAEGALANLKSKYENEKTMVTETMMKLRNELKALKEDAATFSSLRAMFATRCDEYVTQLDEMQRQLAAAEDEKKTLNSLLRMAIQQKLALTQRLEDLEFDNELTYRGRGTKGPKIRSSPPKIVSSLLLPRYRHFPHK
- the bicd1a gene encoding protein bicaudal D homolog 1 isoform X1, which codes for MAAGARCGGTVDEYRAEVERLTHELAEANQEKMRAAECGLVVLEENQTLKQQYAELESDQDILKRELEQLQEAFGQAYSNQRKVAEDSETNEETLLRESASKEAYYSGRLLELQTELSLSKSVASNGQAESERLGVVVGDLKENNDLLEVQRSRMREEIKEYKFREGRLLQDYTELEEENITLQKLVSTLKQNQVEYEGLKHEIKVLEEETVLLNSQLEDALRLKDISQGQLEEALDSLKSEREQKNNMRKELAHHISLTDSVYGAGAHLALTVTGVENIKFPEDALGGPGLPLANGGSEDSNRCPGHLHAAGAVLAKINGVEYRPGRKGEGLLPVSDLFSELNLSEMQKLKQQLLQVEREKAALLMTLQESQTQLLHTQGALSEQHERVHRLTERVNAANGLRGDKESEDSQRSEKPDGGTPSPPANDAPHDYDPDIRGFEVLECKYKVAVLEVIDLKAELKALKEKYNKALEGAAERGQGESCRGEDCRAKALDEQVCGLERSCREGRERVGCLEAELRSASAVATESHGMLNTAQDELVTFSEELAQLYHHVCLCNNETPNRVMLDYLRQRRAPRGGSLKGSDDARALLTPRLARRLAAVAAACSSADSPSPPRSPMDSPSKEAPSGEGQTNGITPTTNNTNASTTNTTNGDRGSPLGCQGSPPRCPLGISPSLSPGPSEAGSDLRKEPMNIYNLNAIIRDQIKHLQRAVDRSLQLSRQRAAARELAPMLDKDKESCLEEILKLKSLLSTKREQIATLRLVLKANKQTAEGALANLKSKYENEKTMVTETMMKLRNELKALKEDAATFSSLRAMFATRCDEYVTQLDEMQRQLAAAEDEKKTLNSLLRMAIQQKLALTQRLEDLEFDNELTYRGRGTKGPKIRSSPPKSLVDCQQPAAATLPPLSPQVRRGRVPAGPSPYLVVDLQGYRYTALPTGPRLPPFEPRNCLTQPQQPPGT